One window from the genome of Vibrio vulnificus NBRC 15645 = ATCC 27562 encodes:
- a CDS encoding ABC transporter ATP-binding protein, whose amino-acid sequence MHDVPALDIKQLHKTFGQNEVLKGISLAAHKGDVISIIGSSGSGKSTFLRCINLLETPTAGEIWVNGELIQMKNNRAGEAVPANEKQVQRIRSRLAMVFQGFNLWSHMTVLQNVIEAPVHVLGVPKAEAIEKAEMLLKKVGLYERKDYYPGHLSGGQQQRAAIARALAVDPEVMLFDEPTSALDPELVGEVLGVMRDLADEGRTMLVVTHEMAFARDVSNHVMFLHQGLVEEQGAPSKLFSNPDSERLKQFISSIY is encoded by the coding sequence ATGCATGACGTACCAGCGCTGGATATCAAACAACTGCACAAAACGTTTGGTCAGAATGAAGTGCTAAAAGGCATTTCACTTGCTGCACACAAAGGGGACGTTATTTCCATCATTGGCTCTTCCGGCTCCGGTAAGAGTACCTTCCTTAGATGCATCAATTTACTAGAAACGCCGACCGCAGGTGAAATTTGGGTTAATGGCGAATTAATCCAGATGAAAAACAATCGTGCGGGTGAGGCGGTTCCAGCCAATGAAAAGCAAGTCCAGCGTATCCGTTCGCGCTTGGCGATGGTTTTTCAGGGCTTTAACCTCTGGTCTCACATGACGGTGCTACAAAATGTGATTGAAGCGCCCGTTCATGTTCTGGGTGTGCCCAAAGCCGAGGCGATTGAAAAAGCAGAAATGCTGTTGAAAAAAGTCGGCTTGTATGAGCGTAAAGATTACTACCCAGGTCACTTATCTGGCGGTCAGCAACAGCGTGCTGCGATTGCTCGCGCCCTTGCGGTGGACCCTGAAGTGATGCTGTTTGACGAGCCGACATCGGCGCTCGATCCAGAGTTGGTCGGTGAAGTGTTGGGGGTAATGCGTGATTTGGCGGATGAAGGCCGAACCATGTTAGTGGTGACGCATGAAATGGCGTTTGCTCGTGATGTCTCTAACCACGTGATGTTCCTACATCAAGGATTGGTCGAAGAACAAGGCGCGCCGTCAAAGCTGTTCAGCAATCCAGATTCAGAGCGCTTAAAGCAGTTTATTTCATCGATTTATTAA
- a CDS encoding ABC transporter substrate-binding protein has translation MKKWLLAATLAATAVSGIAQAKEWKTVRFGIEGAYPPFSWTEADGSLKGFDVDMANALCEEMKVQCKIVAQDWDGIIPSLLARKYDAIIAAMSITEERKQKVDFTGKYALIPNKFIAKKGAGLDFDKLSGVKIGVQRATTHDKYLTDNYGKNVDIVRYGSFDEAYLDLANGRIAAVLGDASALEEGVLNKAGGEGYEFVGPSLTDPKWFGEGFGIAVRKQDKELTKQLDAAILSLREKGVYQQIAAKYFKYDVYGD, from the coding sequence ATGAAGAAGTGGTTACTTGCAGCAACATTGGCCGCAACCGCAGTGTCGGGTATCGCTCAGGCGAAGGAATGGAAAACGGTTCGCTTTGGCATTGAAGGGGCGTACCCTCCATTTAGCTGGACAGAAGCCGATGGTTCACTAAAAGGCTTTGACGTCGATATGGCGAATGCCTTGTGTGAAGAGATGAAAGTGCAATGTAAGATCGTCGCGCAAGATTGGGATGGCATTATCCCGTCACTATTGGCTCGTAAGTACGATGCAATCATTGCCGCTATGTCTATCACGGAAGAGCGTAAGCAAAAAGTCGATTTCACTGGTAAATACGCGCTGATCCCGAACAAGTTCATCGCTAAGAAAGGCGCAGGCTTGGATTTTGACAAGCTGAGCGGCGTAAAAATCGGTGTTCAACGTGCAACCACGCACGACAAATACCTAACCGATAACTATGGCAAGAACGTTGATATCGTACGCTATGGTTCATTTGATGAAGCGTATCTTGACCTAGCCAATGGTCGTATTGCCGCAGTATTGGGTGATGCATCAGCATTGGAAGAAGGTGTACTGAATAAAGCGGGTGGTGAAGGCTACGAGTTTGTTGGACCATCGCTAACAGATCCAAAATGGTTTGGCGAAGGTTTTGGTATTGCGGTTCGTAAGCAAGATAAAGAACTCACCAAACAGCTGGATGCCGCCATTCTGTCACTGCGTGAAAAAGGTGTTTATCAGCAAATCGCGGCGAAATACTTCAAGTATGACGTCTATGGCGACTAA
- a CDS encoding ABC transporter permease, producing the protein MLDLQGYEASIFKGAVLTIEVALLSLVLAMLLGMLGALAKMAPYRWARAIATLYTTIIRGIPDLVLMMLIFFGGQIFLNNSLYAVNEWLNEWFTSSDPNHEWVSYLPDYVDVSPFIAGVLTIGFIFGAYMAETFRGAIMAVDKGELEAAKAYGMSATLAFRRILLPQMVRHALPGFGNNWLVLLKTTALVSIIGLEDMVRVGSLAAGSTKMPFTFYMAVALIFLFFTSVSTGCLKVLERKFSIHTR; encoded by the coding sequence ATGCTGGATTTACAAGGATATGAAGCCTCTATCTTTAAAGGGGCCGTGTTAACCATCGAAGTAGCACTACTTTCCCTTGTGCTCGCCATGCTACTTGGCATGTTGGGCGCGCTTGCCAAAATGGCGCCTTATCGCTGGGCGCGTGCTATTGCCACTCTTTACACCACCATCATCAGGGGGATCCCTGATCTGGTGTTGATGATGCTGATTTTCTTCGGTGGCCAGATTTTTCTCAATAATTCGCTTTACGCGGTGAATGAATGGCTCAACGAGTGGTTTACATCGAGCGACCCAAATCACGAGTGGGTTTCCTATTTACCGGACTATGTCGATGTGAGCCCCTTTATTGCTGGTGTGTTGACCATAGGTTTTATCTTCGGTGCCTACATGGCGGAAACCTTCCGTGGTGCCATCATGGCGGTCGATAAGGGGGAGCTTGAGGCGGCAAAAGCGTATGGTATGAGCGCGACGCTGGCATTCCGCCGCATATTGCTTCCACAAATGGTTCGTCATGCGTTACCCGGTTTTGGTAATAACTGGTTGGTTTTGCTAAAAACCACAGCTCTGGTTTCCATCATCGGTTTAGAAGACATGGTTCGAGTGGGGTCGTTAGCGGCAGGTTCAACCAAAATGCCATTTACCTTCTATATGGCGGTGGCGCTGATTTTCCTTTTCTTTACCAGCGTTTCTACGGGCTGTTTGAAAGTCCTAGAACGTAAATTCAGTATTCATACGAGGTAG
- a CDS encoding ABC transporter permease, with the protein MDFSLIVESFPIYLEGLWTTAWLVAISLVIGLGVAIPLAIARNSRNYFVSLPAWGYIYFFRGTPLLVQLYLIYYGMDQFFPVKDTLWENAWFCALVAFVLNTSAYTAEIIRGAINGLPKGEVEAAKAYGMSHWMTYRRVVLPSALRRALPAYSNEVIFMLHGSAVAGIVTILDLTGAARLVNSRYYAPFESFLTAGLFYMSLTFLILWVFKNAEKRFLAYLRPLS; encoded by the coding sequence ATGGACTTTTCATTAATCGTAGAAAGTTTTCCTATCTATCTCGAAGGCCTTTGGACAACCGCTTGGTTGGTGGCAATTTCACTGGTGATTGGTTTGGGCGTTGCCATTCCGCTTGCCATTGCGAGAAACAGTCGTAACTACTTTGTGAGCTTACCGGCTTGGGGATACATCTATTTTTTCCGAGGCACACCTCTGTTGGTTCAACTCTATTTGATTTATTACGGGATGGATCAGTTTTTCCCCGTGAAAGATACGCTTTGGGAAAATGCTTGGTTCTGCGCTTTGGTGGCGTTTGTTTTGAATACCTCTGCGTATACCGCCGAAATCATTCGTGGCGCGATCAACGGTTTGCCAAAAGGGGAAGTGGAAGCGGCAAAAGCCTATGGCATGAGCCATTGGATGACATATCGCCGTGTTGTATTGCCAAGTGCGTTGCGTAGAGCTCTCCCAGCCTACAGCAACGAAGTCATTTTTATGCTTCACGGCAGTGCGGTCGCCGGTATTGTGACGATTCTCGATCTTACTGGGGCTGCTCGATTGGTGAACTCGCGTTATTACGCTCCTTTTGAATCGTTTCTAACCGCAGGCCTGTTCTACATGTCGCTGACGTTTTTGATCCTTTGGGTATTCAAAAATGCGGAGAAACGCTTCCTCGCTTACCTCAGGCCATTGAGCTAA
- a CDS encoding ImpA family metalloprotease, whose amino-acid sequence MSACGGGSGGGGSTAQVKTDVERALESGNALLVSDPNEFIQASQRYVADYQQQNDAMRTQLAANASSLEWDPTHDAAIIEATYGFNQPILQTNKAMSDGYKDQELTIGVAGLRTNDQRYAVLGSNPFRTAQRFPTSVNSDMESWLDNLLTWLNAGSLKQGANVVIAQMDQSRYFPDEQATRNWLSKRYGEAVSYNDANQCDGEKLLACVTVKPDLLILSQHMNSGDSVANVKSAVEKAQSMGIPILYLHWDGGMTELGNALFDLFHVKYVGDNYWRKLGISQWNALSLNGIIPQDIVIQQALLNRFLTDSFTVDLTQCDDKSCQESAKMDSEFYFAANAIRNHLLSLDRSQVDLFKTADYQYEKLMVLLADRYRQDVVFPMDKSTTASLEFLKSYFADYVQYHSRAINPKQPNMGNFSRSEFGSDIARISKTVQLQSKRNFRSAGVYALPGETFQITRRDNSAVKVSIAINSLRSGATHEFSKEGYSRPKHLTSTTYEIKSGETIRLTSPYGGPIQVHFDGNDLPVKLQFTNVAQHPVWRSAEDNEPFAAQLNQDQFDWAELITPGFEVHSKRDKMLQSISAPEWAGSAAAMAQATERYMHNFPHALAGFKGPGITVFEQVQTYGENKGWQVESIDMVKHMNADQATCGYGCSGNPYDAYWAFSPVGHGDLHELGHGLEKGRFRFAGWEGHSTTNYYSYYSKSQYFIDTGKESQCQSLDFKEQYELLQQSRQQADPNAFMAAQNKTGWSWGARIYIQMMMAAQQQGILQDGWHLLGRLHLIEREFNRLKGSAELWGTRNESIGFGQYSLEEANSMTNNDWLLVALSYITERDMRAYLDMWGFTFSDKAKQQVITHNHPAMPLNYFVSSKTGYCTTDFAKQFVPVDGVTAWPSN is encoded by the coding sequence GTGAGCGCATGCGGTGGTGGTAGTGGTGGCGGTGGTTCAACAGCACAAGTCAAAACGGATGTAGAGCGGGCGCTTGAAAGCGGAAATGCCTTGCTGGTGTCCGATCCAAATGAATTTATTCAAGCCAGTCAGCGCTACGTGGCCGATTATCAGCAGCAAAACGACGCGATGCGAACGCAGTTAGCAGCCAATGCGTCGTCGCTTGAGTGGGATCCCACTCATGATGCGGCCATCATTGAGGCTACCTACGGGTTTAACCAGCCTATTTTACAGACTAACAAAGCGATGTCTGATGGTTATAAAGACCAAGAGTTAACCATTGGTGTGGCTGGCTTGAGAACCAATGATCAGCGATATGCCGTCTTAGGTAGCAACCCATTTCGCACTGCTCAACGTTTCCCGACATCTGTGAACAGTGACATGGAGAGTTGGCTGGATAACCTTCTGACATGGCTAAATGCTGGCTCATTGAAGCAAGGGGCGAACGTGGTGATCGCGCAGATGGATCAATCGCGTTATTTTCCCGATGAGCAAGCAACAAGAAATTGGTTAAGTAAACGATATGGTGAAGCGGTTAGCTACAACGATGCCAACCAGTGTGATGGTGAAAAGCTGCTGGCTTGTGTCACGGTAAAGCCTGATTTGCTGATTCTATCGCAACATATGAACAGTGGAGATTCCGTGGCGAATGTCAAAAGCGCCGTTGAAAAAGCGCAATCAATGGGCATTCCTATCCTTTATTTGCATTGGGATGGTGGCATGACGGAATTAGGCAATGCACTTTTTGACCTCTTTCATGTTAAGTATGTCGGTGATAACTATTGGCGAAAGCTCGGCATTAGCCAATGGAATGCCTTATCGCTGAACGGCATCATTCCGCAAGACATCGTCATTCAGCAAGCGTTACTCAATCGTTTTTTAACGGATAGCTTTACGGTGGACTTGACGCAATGTGACGACAAATCTTGCCAAGAGAGCGCCAAGATGGACAGCGAGTTCTACTTTGCGGCAAACGCGATTCGCAACCATTTATTGTCTTTGGATCGAAGCCAAGTCGATCTGTTTAAAACCGCAGATTATCAGTATGAAAAACTGATGGTACTGCTGGCAGATCGTTATCGTCAGGATGTGGTGTTTCCAATGGATAAATCGACCACGGCATCGCTTGAGTTCCTAAAATCCTATTTTGCCGATTATGTCCAATATCATTCTCGCGCGATCAACCCAAAACAGCCGAATATGGGTAATTTTAGCCGCAGCGAATTTGGTTCCGATATCGCGCGGATCAGTAAAACGGTTCAGTTGCAATCGAAACGCAACTTTCGCTCAGCCGGTGTGTACGCTTTACCGGGTGAAACGTTCCAAATCACGCGTCGAGATAACAGCGCGGTTAAGGTGTCGATTGCGATTAACTCACTTCGAAGTGGGGCAACCCACGAGTTTTCAAAAGAGGGTTATAGCCGCCCTAAGCACCTCACCTCAACCACTTATGAGATTAAGAGCGGTGAAACGATTCGTTTAACCTCCCCTTACGGCGGGCCGATTCAAGTCCATTTTGATGGCAACGATCTCCCCGTTAAGCTGCAGTTTACAAACGTGGCGCAACATCCCGTATGGCGAAGTGCTGAGGATAATGAACCGTTTGCCGCGCAACTGAATCAAGACCAGTTTGATTGGGCAGAGCTCATCACACCGGGGTTTGAAGTGCATTCAAAACGCGACAAAATGCTTCAGTCGATCTCAGCGCCAGAGTGGGCGGGAAGTGCTGCTGCCATGGCACAGGCGACAGAGCGATACATGCACAATTTCCCGCACGCGTTAGCTGGCTTTAAAGGCCCGGGTATTACGGTGTTTGAGCAAGTGCAAACCTATGGTGAAAACAAAGGTTGGCAGGTGGAAAGCATCGATATGGTCAAACACATGAATGCCGATCAAGCCACCTGTGGTTATGGTTGCTCTGGTAATCCTTACGATGCCTATTGGGCATTTAGCCCAGTGGGGCACGGCGATTTGCATGAGCTTGGCCATGGGTTAGAAAAAGGCCGTTTTCGTTTTGCTGGTTGGGAAGGGCATTCCACCACCAACTACTACTCTTATTACAGCAAGTCTCAGTATTTTATAGACACAGGCAAGGAGTCTCAGTGTCAATCTCTAGACTTCAAAGAACAATATGAGTTGTTGCAGCAGAGCCGTCAGCAGGCGGATCCCAATGCGTTTATGGCCGCTCAGAATAAAACCGGCTGGAGTTGGGGGGCGCGCATTTATATTCAGATGATGATGGCAGCGCAGCAACAAGGTATCTTGCAAGATGGCTGGCATCTATTAGGTCGCTTGCACTTGATAGAGCGTGAGTTCAATCGCTTGAAAGGAAGTGCCGAGTTATGGGGCACGAGAAATGAGTCGATTGGCTTTGGGCAATATTCGTTGGAGGAGGCGAATAGTATGACCAATAACGATTGGCTACTGGTCGCGCTGAGTTACATTACCGAGCGAGACATGCGGGCGTATCTTGATATGTGGGGGTTTACCTTCAGTGATAAAGCGAAGCAGCAAGTGATTACTCACAATCATCCCGCGATGCCACTGAACTATTTCGTTTCATCCAAGACGGGTTACTGCACGACAGACTTTGCTAAGCAATTTGTGCCAGTCGATGGCGTAACCGCTTGGCCGTCGAATTAG
- the xthA gene encoding exodeoxyribonuclease III, giving the protein MKIVSFNINGLRARLHQLQALIDKHQPDVIGLQEIKVHDEAFPVEDVEAMGYKVYFHGQKAHYGVALLCKQEPIEIQKGFPTDNEEHQKRMIIGTFLDEKGEKVTVLNGYFPQGDNIAHETKFPYKRQFYQDLMGYLTTHRDNGEQVVVMGDINISPIDADIGIGEVNRKRWLKTGKCSFQPEEREWLQTLLDWGLEDTFRKLHPSVDDKFSWFDYRSKGFDDNRGLRIDVILATPSLAAKCRESDIDYELRGIEKPSDHAPIWATFE; this is encoded by the coding sequence ATGAAAATAGTCAGCTTCAACATCAATGGGTTACGAGCTCGCCTTCATCAACTTCAAGCATTGATCGACAAACATCAACCTGATGTTATTGGTCTGCAAGAAATCAAAGTCCACGACGAAGCCTTCCCCGTCGAAGACGTCGAAGCAATGGGCTATAAAGTCTATTTCCACGGTCAGAAGGCACATTACGGTGTTGCTCTGCTGTGCAAACAAGAGCCTATCGAAATCCAAAAAGGATTCCCAACCGATAATGAAGAACATCAAAAGCGCATGATCATCGGAACCTTTCTTGATGAGAAGGGTGAAAAAGTGACGGTGTTGAACGGCTATTTCCCGCAAGGGGACAACATAGCGCACGAAACAAAGTTCCCTTATAAACGCCAGTTTTACCAAGATCTGATGGGGTACCTAACCACTCACAGAGACAATGGTGAGCAAGTGGTTGTGATGGGTGACATCAATATCAGCCCGATCGATGCCGACATCGGCATTGGAGAAGTGAATCGTAAACGCTGGTTGAAAACGGGCAAATGTTCTTTCCAGCCCGAAGAACGTGAGTGGTTACAAACTTTGCTGGACTGGGGTTTAGAAGATACGTTCCGCAAATTGCATCCAAGTGTGGATGATAAGTTTTCGTGGTTTGATTATCGCTCAAAAGGCTTTGACGATAATCGTGGCCTGCGCATTGACGTGATTCTTGCTACGCCATCTTTGGCCGCCAAGTGCCGAGAATCCGACATCGATTACGAGCTGCGCGGCATTGAAAAACCCTCAGACCATGCGCCTATTTGGGCAACTTTTGAGTAA
- a CDS encoding methyl-accepting chemotaxis protein — protein sequence MRTLSVQWKITLLSGFCLLITSLSLIGFSVYNAIANQQTLKQQSTASVTSKSEQLVKTRALLNATEVSEFLNESLYRAEMLAASALFYKTNSEENFGESEVLRTALDEMVRKSVVNFKTMQGAYLVFKPNMLDGEDANYVNAEYVGSNERGQFAPYWTTANNGENVVANVLSEAILKSDENGERFLCPLNSGQACITSPRKMTQDGGSFLTTSLSVPILVDGDPIGFMGIDVRLDSLLQIANDSDSSLFNGQGHISIVSLDGTLIASDDRSKSIGSAFASSYVSANTLTDWLYSGGEQVSWSDDGEWLLVFAPVVVANQTWGVIFEMPKSAVLKDVETLDQIISDKVSSGIQFELLVGLVLVVLGLFTIAFSAAKLVKPIKVVVDSLRDIESGEGDLTQRLVVGSKDEIGQLAESFNAFLDKLQRTIANVAKTSQQLAEQTVGAKRAAVETRTSSESQFKEVDMVATAAEEMTQTASLVVQNAEVAVEAANRASRFANSGREVIERSEHEMLKLVEQMTQAVPVVEELARNNGNITEILTVIEGISEQTNLLALNAAIEAARAGEQGRGFAVVADEVRKLASSTQDSVAEIRTVIAQVQNGTTAVVDAIKQGNVFAQHTATEVQNAVEQLQSVFESISAINDMNSQIVKAAEEQMAVSAEVNQSVVNIRDLSGQILSQAQESQSAGETIEALSAEQQQLMGQFKV from the coding sequence ATGCGAACTCTTTCTGTTCAGTGGAAGATTACCCTGCTGTCGGGTTTTTGCTTGCTAATCACTTCTCTCTCTTTAATTGGCTTTTCTGTCTACAACGCGATTGCAAATCAACAGACATTGAAGCAACAAAGCACTGCGTCTGTCACCTCCAAATCAGAGCAATTAGTGAAAACTCGTGCATTACTCAATGCTACTGAGGTCTCTGAGTTTCTGAATGAGTCGCTATATCGTGCTGAAATGTTAGCGGCGAGTGCTTTGTTTTATAAGACCAATAGTGAAGAGAATTTTGGTGAGAGCGAAGTATTGCGCACAGCACTGGATGAAATGGTTCGTAAATCGGTCGTGAATTTCAAAACCATGCAAGGGGCTTATTTGGTTTTTAAACCCAATATGCTCGATGGTGAAGACGCCAATTATGTGAATGCAGAGTATGTGGGGTCGAATGAACGTGGCCAGTTTGCTCCTTACTGGACCACGGCCAATAATGGCGAGAATGTCGTTGCCAATGTCCTTTCGGAAGCAATTTTGAAATCGGATGAAAACGGCGAGCGTTTTTTGTGTCCTCTGAACTCAGGGCAAGCGTGTATTACTTCCCCTCGCAAAATGACACAAGATGGTGGCAGCTTTTTGACCACCTCTTTGTCGGTTCCTATCCTCGTTGATGGTGACCCAATCGGCTTTATGGGTATTGATGTACGACTCGATTCTTTACTGCAAATCGCAAACGATTCCGATAGCAGCCTTTTTAATGGGCAGGGACACATTAGCATTGTGAGTTTAGACGGCACTTTGATCGCCAGTGACGATCGCTCCAAAAGTATTGGTAGTGCTTTTGCCAGCTCCTACGTTTCCGCGAACACATTAACGGATTGGCTTTACAGTGGGGGAGAGCAAGTTTCATGGAGTGACGATGGCGAGTGGCTACTTGTCTTTGCTCCGGTCGTCGTTGCCAACCAAACTTGGGGCGTGATCTTCGAAATGCCAAAATCGGCCGTACTCAAAGATGTCGAGACATTGGATCAAATCATCAGTGACAAGGTTTCATCGGGCATTCAATTTGAGTTGCTGGTGGGGCTTGTCTTGGTGGTGCTAGGGCTATTTACCATCGCCTTTTCCGCCGCCAAGCTAGTGAAGCCAATTAAGGTCGTGGTGGACAGTTTACGTGACATAGAATCTGGTGAAGGGGATCTCACTCAGCGTCTAGTGGTGGGCAGCAAAGATGAGATTGGCCAACTGGCAGAAAGTTTTAATGCTTTTTTAGATAAACTTCAGCGAACCATTGCCAATGTGGCAAAAACGTCTCAACAGCTTGCCGAACAAACAGTGGGGGCCAAACGAGCAGCAGTGGAAACCCGAACTAGCAGTGAATCGCAATTTAAAGAAGTCGATATGGTGGCTACGGCGGCTGAAGAGATGACACAAACCGCAAGTTTGGTTGTGCAAAATGCGGAAGTGGCGGTGGAGGCAGCGAATCGAGCCAGTCGATTCGCGAATAGTGGCCGTGAAGTCATTGAGCGCTCTGAACACGAGATGCTGAAGCTGGTGGAACAAATGACTCAAGCCGTCCCTGTGGTGGAAGAGTTAGCCCGCAATAATGGCAATATTACAGAGATCCTGACGGTCATTGAGGGCATTTCAGAGCAAACCAATCTTTTGGCGCTTAATGCGGCGATAGAAGCGGCGCGCGCTGGCGAACAAGGCCGTGGCTTTGCAGTGGTTGCAGATGAAGTTAGAAAATTGGCGAGCAGCACTCAGGATTCTGTAGCAGAAATTCGTACTGTGATTGCTCAAGTACAAAATGGCACCACAGCTGTGGTGGATGCCATCAAGCAAGGTAACGTGTTCGCTCAGCATACCGCGACAGAAGTACAAAATGCAGTTGAGCAATTGCAAAGTGTCTTTGAGTCTATCTCGGCAATCAATGATATGAACAGCCAGATTGTAAAAGCGGCTGAAGAACAGATGGCGGTGTCTGCGGAAGTGAATCAGAGCGTGGTCAACATTCGCGATCTCAGCGGCCAGATTTTATCGCAAGCGCAAGAGTCACAATCGGCTGGCGAAACGATTGAAGCACTATCAGCAGAGCAGCAACAATTGATGGGTCAGTTTAAAGTTTGA
- the rsmS gene encoding pleiotropic regulatory protein RsmS yields the protein MNDLSPPPLEQAPDEIKLAVDLIYLLESNDVDAATALAALKIVQQDLESKLNRQA from the coding sequence ATGAATGACCTTTCCCCTCCACCACTGGAACAAGCACCGGATGAAATTAAACTGGCGGTCGATTTGATCTATCTATTGGAAAGCAATGACGTTGATGCTGCAACGGCCCTAGCGGCACTGAAGATTGTCCAGCAAGATTTGGAGTCGAAGCTCAATCGTCAAGCTTAA
- a CDS encoding primosomal replication protein, translating to MKLQDIALRLDELAIQAAQLDRQRGEHHTPLFDERLFACRARLLVPCVKETKATLDALLREQKDQRLTTQRAEYLTEQLVAQFSAIQRELSTTTIRKNEIKHASHYRKPINVLYQELAQHQEWTRRLKEMVLEKQKELDTAPAFLRTQAQQALLATEQRLERCQAAMLKIENQITYREKNQ from the coding sequence ATGAAACTACAAGATATTGCGCTGCGGCTTGATGAGCTTGCTATTCAGGCCGCGCAGTTAGACAGACAAAGAGGCGAACATCACACCCCTTTGTTTGATGAGCGATTGTTTGCTTGCCGAGCGCGCCTCTTAGTGCCCTGCGTTAAAGAGACCAAAGCGACTTTGGATGCGTTGCTAAGAGAACAAAAAGATCAGAGACTCACAACCCAACGTGCTGAATATCTCACAGAACAGTTGGTTGCTCAGTTCTCTGCGATTCAACGTGAGCTCTCCACAACCACCATTCGCAAGAATGAAATCAAACATGCTAGTCATTATCGCAAACCAATCAATGTGTTGTATCAAGAGTTGGCACAGCATCAAGAGTGGACGCGTAGACTAAAAGAGATGGTGTTGGAAAAGCAGAAAGAACTCGATACCGCACCTGCATTTCTTCGTACGCAAGCTCAACAGGCGTTATTAGCAACAGAACAGCGATTAGAGCGTTGCCAAGCTGCAATGCTAAAGATAGAAAATCAGATCACATACAGAGAGAAAAATCAGTAA
- a CDS encoding sulfite exporter TauE/SafE family protein, which produces MELLEPTMLVVLALVAFIAGFIDAVAGGGGMLTVPALLSLGLPPHIALGTNKLAATFASSTAAFTYYRKRLFKPQCWLRAFAATLVGATLGTLFVDAISTEWLEKILPLIILAAAIYTIWHKTPETEHDSTTPEPCPMLNKKQFVQGATLGFYDGVAGPGTGAFWTVSSMALYKLNILLASGLAKAMNFTSNITSLVMFAFLGHINWGLGLIMGVCLMAGAFVGAHSAIRFGAKFIRPVFVTVVSILAMKLAYEAWFVTL; this is translated from the coding sequence ATGGAATTATTAGAACCAACCATGCTTGTTGTCCTTGCTTTGGTTGCTTTCATCGCTGGATTTATCGATGCCGTTGCAGGCGGAGGGGGAATGCTCACCGTTCCAGCCCTTCTTTCACTGGGCTTACCGCCACATATTGCACTAGGAACAAACAAACTTGCCGCGACGTTTGCTTCTTCTACTGCCGCATTTACTTACTATCGCAAACGCCTGTTTAAGCCTCAGTGCTGGCTCCGCGCATTTGCAGCCACTTTGGTAGGTGCCACATTGGGCACACTCTTTGTCGATGCCATCAGTACCGAGTGGTTAGAGAAAATACTGCCACTGATCATTTTAGCCGCTGCCATCTATACCATTTGGCATAAAACGCCCGAAACAGAGCACGACAGCACTACTCCCGAGCCGTGCCCAATGCTGAACAAAAAGCAATTTGTGCAAGGTGCCACACTAGGATTTTATGATGGTGTCGCGGGACCAGGCACCGGTGCTTTCTGGACCGTCAGCTCAATGGCACTCTATAAACTCAATATCCTGCTGGCTTCTGGCCTCGCAAAAGCCATGAACTTTACCAGTAACATAACGTCGTTGGTCATGTTCGCCTTCTTAGGGCACATCAACTGGGGGCTTGGATTAATCATGGGCGTTTGCCTGATGGCGGGGGCATTTGTGGGTGCTCACTCTGCGATTCGATTTGGCGCAAAGTTTATTCGTCCGGTTTTTGTTACTGTCGTCAGTATTCTTGCCATGAAACTGGCCTATGAAGCTTGGTTTGTCACGCTATGA